ATGAAGACGAGAAGCCACTAACCTGGGTTCCGTGCCGAGAAGCCAGCGAAGTTGAAGAGGACGTGCCCAGCAACTGGGTTCTGGACAcggggaagaggaagaagcggcgGCGCTGAGGACCTGGAGACGGCGGCGGTGCTGACGACCTGGGACCGGCGGCGGCGAAGAAGGGCTAGGGTTCCCTTTGCTTCAGAGTTCAGAGTTCTCTAGTCCAGGGTGAGTGAGTGACGAATGATTGGGGGAAGAAGGGGGTTGGTTCACACTTCACGGATCTGCTTCTTTTAACGGCGTCGTTTTATTCGAACCGGCCAGTTACTGGTCCGGTCCAACCGGCCGATTCTTGGCCGGTTTGACAGTTTTTGAACGGTTTTTCTTCCAGCGGTTTTGGATATGGACCGGACCGTTTGTAGTGCCAGTTTTCGATTAAACCGATttaaccggccggtccggtcatTTActtacagaatcataaactactaacgaaaaaattaactaaaatcgaACCACATCTCAGCCATTTGAttagattcaaaacaataatcaacttcgttctggttcaattgacaatctgaacttgaactattcattatcttcaacgaGATAACTGTTCAAAACTAGTTTTAGAGGTTGATTTCAAAAGCGTAGAGAACGAACGAAAAGGAATACAAAAACGCAGAGATAAAAGAGAACGTAAATCGAAAATAGAAatgaaattcttttaaaaaaggcTTATTGAGACTTGTACAGAATAATAActtgtatgtgaaaaatatttgaaacatTAACACCCAACCAATAAAATATATACCGTACAAAAATTTATGTACTTTATAATACCGTATGTGCTATGTTAATAACTTTCTGTACCCTTCAACAAATATTTTAGTACTGAAGAAgcacagagaaaaaaaaaatacgtaTATTCACatgtattttttttgtgttaaacttgtacCAACTTGATTAGacttaaatacaaaaatacttgTGCGAGTAACACCACGATTGAATTCAACCTTAAATCAATTGAGGAAAAAATAATGGCAGTATCTTTGTTATACTttatataataatgataataatgaatTCTTGTATTCTATGGTGtcgatttaaaatttagagttggCCTCTCGGAATTCAGAATTCCAATTTGAATCCATAATTAACTTGGGAACTAACTGCAACTGTATCTGTATGTTAATTCTAATTGTTAATATTTAACGGATATATTCAACTACGATTAAAACCGACAATGAGCAAGTGAAATAGGCGAATAGGCACGTTCCAAACTACGAAGAATACTCTACTGTATGTTAGACATAAATAACGAGTTTTCCATTGAGCCCCCCCAACTTTACAAAGAAGCTTCCCCCCCAGAGCCAACCTTTGTCAACACAAAATGGACCTCCAACCATCGTAGTCAAACACATTGCTTTGATCAAAGTTAATTTAAAATGCAACCATGCGCCCAATCCAACTTTCTTTTATACCACTCCAGATGGAAGGCGAAGAACAAGCTGTCCCCCGAAAACACTGCAAAAACCAGATACCATAACTCGTAAGGTcgataaaaccataaaaacaaaggaaaaggaGGAATAGGAGAAGTAACTATAAGATGCACACAACAAACCTTTTGACATAATAATAGCAGAAATCTGCAAGGATAAAAGTCTGGACAATTTCTGAGATAAGAACCATTGATGGCCATAAACCATATCCCAAGGCAACCAACAAATGTCCACGGCTATCTAACACCTGTTGCAAGAATTCGTAACTAAGTTGAATACCAATAATTTGTATAGCCAATAAGTTTTGCCACTACAGAAACATTCCAACATCAGGAAAGCTATAACCCAATGGCTATGAATACGAACCTAGTTTCAATTGTCAGAAGCACATATTCAAAAGCAAAATCATAGAGGAATGACGATTGGTTATAGTTGTTATCGCTATATCATTTACATCTGATATGATGGCATTCAGTACTTAATCAACCAACTAATTGCTAACCATGCAAAAGAATGGTCTTCTTATTGATGCCAAATACCAAAGCACAAACCATCAAACAATTGATGACCACTTTATCAAATAAATCAAACAGATGACTAATGCAATTACTAAGTTTTGATGAACACTTCATACCTGAAGAACCCAATGTGCACAGCTGAGGAATCTTGCGACACCAAGTGCAAACACATAATGAGCTGTGAATGGCTCAACAATCTGACAGGATGAAAAAGAATTAAACCCTGTTTCCAATATCTTATGAGTAGAACGAAAATTCTTAATTAGATTAAGAAATCATACTTTGGTGTTCTGCATGACCCTTAATTGGGGTAATACTGATACAGCTTCCAGATACACACAGAATGCCCAGAAAATCCTGTTCAATAAATGATGAGAAGTTGATGGATGAATAAACAAGGCTAACACAGCACAAGGTATCACCTGCattcaatttgaaaattagaattgGTAAATGCACAAGTAATCTATTATTAAATCGTGTTATCAATCATGCTAGCAGCAACAGTGAAGCTTCCTCAAATTGTTGCTTTGTGACTTTTAGTGATTAATttgcatcaacataaaaggattttatacttaaaaaatCAAATCATAGGGAGAGCTCACCACATAATATATTGCAAAATTGTCCTTCTCCTCCATGTAGCTAGACCTCAAGTTAAAACGGATCATGTATATAACCCAGAGTGTTGTACCCAAAGTAGCCAAATCAAGTATGGTGTGAATATCATATTCCATGACAAAACTGCAATACAGCCTAACAGCTAAAAACATAGCCGTCAATTCCTGAGATTTGAGCGATAATCCTGTACATCACAAACAGTTATGGCATTAAGACATGAAAGCTAGAGAGCAAACATGAGACTAGGGTCAATTGACTAGCATTGAATCAAAATTTGGAAGAAAAATAATAAcccaaaaaagaaagaagggaTTTTGGCTTTATAAATGAAACCAAACAAAAGAAGCCAATAATCTCAAGGGGAAAAAAATTTTCTGGCCACAATGATCTTAATCCCggttaaataaaaattaagctTTTTCATTGTCGTGTTTTCTTAGCCTTCCAACCATGCATCAAACAATTTAGTCTTCAAAAAGAACCGAAGAAACAAGAAGAATTTTTAATACATAACAAGAAATTCGATGGAGCAATTGAATTAAATTGTGAGAAGATGAAGGGAAGGGGTAACCGGCACAAGTCTTCTCTTTCATGAGCTTGTAGATGAGAACGGAGATTCCAAGGGAGTGGACAGCTTCAGCGGCGACAAAAAGGTTGTCATGATCGTGAACGATGAAGCGGAGAAACACGAGCGCCGCCATGCCCGAAACGACGGCGAGAAAAGCCTTTACCTTCGGAGGCTGCCGCCGCACCCATGTGGTGACGGCGTGGATCGACTTTTTCGGAGGCCTCATTCCTCTTCTGAGTCTCAGAGAGATGCAAAGAGGTTTCAActtttttccttctaaaatctgaATTAGGGCGTAATTTGAGATTTATGCACTTCAACGGTTCAACTCTTCCCTCACCCACCTAGTCACCTTCTTCAAACCCAACAACATCTACAAGTCAATCCCTCTATTTAAATATAGATATTTTTCAATGCGTGTCATCTGGGTTGAGTTTTATCTTTAGGGAAAGATATAAATTTAAACATTCAATTCATaaatagttaaaattaaaatccattttttagtttattttcttaatttttaataatgactGAATAATAATGTTATATTACCTGCCTTTTTTTGTGCTTATTAGTTGCTATATTGCCTGCCTAGTCAACGGGAGAAACTTACAAATTGAAAGGAAATATCAAAGCGAGATTTCATCTCAAAGTATATTTTCTATCAAAAAAGTATATTTGTTTATagtatatcataaaaaattacaaatttataaaattaattaacagTTTATCTTAGTATGATCAAAacgaaaataatagaaaagaataaaataagcgTAAAATTTGATTCTGGTTGAGCTTTTACTTTACAAGATATTTTTGGGTgagattttttgaaaatattttttataaatattttttttaaaaaaagtaattcaattaaatattctatgtcaaaatattttttatttattaattatatttagatataacaatataaaaatattttttatttatttattatgtaaaaatattctttttaaaatataaaatatcttttttaaaaatatacaattataacttaaaaaaataaaatttttattttttaataattttatttttatttttaaaaatatgtcagATGCACTAaacaaaaaatgatttttttaaacaatttaataACATCTAGACTAATTcattacatattaaaaatattcaaaataagaCTTTCTAAGtgtcttctcatttttttttaataaaattctttgCAGTTAAAAATCTACATTAGCCTATTCGTGTTACATTTTAAGGTAAACAAAAATATTACgtatacaaaaaaataaagtaattactatatattatatataaatatgtatactatttaatttaatttgacactatattaaaatttaattttaaaaatataacaaaaaatttttaattgaacAGCGAAAAAAGTTTGAAAGAGATATCTTTTAATGGAAAGTAGAGAAAGAAAAAGTTCGATAAAAGAGAACGAAAGAGAACTACCAAAACCAGTGAAAAAAGAGTTAGAGGCATTGGATTTATAGTTTTTCACGATATGTAAGTGAGTATTTTTAATCCTAGTGAACATGATATAAAAAGAGTAATCAAAGATTAAATACGGTCAATTAGAAAATTCTAAACTGAAAACACCgtattttagattaaaaatatttttatcgttTTTAACTGAAaaagctaaaaataaaaaaatatcatttttaattttacactccttttaaaaatatttttaaaatgtccatttaataaattttttgttgatcTTTTACTCAAATTTCTAAGTTACTTCACCATTTATCTTGAACCTTGACTCCACATAATTTCTTCTTTCCCAAATCTAGGCTAGAAGTGAGTCGAGTTGACCCGAACTAAACTAAGCTTAAGCTCGACTCACGAAAATTGAACTTGTCTCACGgttcgactcattaacaatcgaacATATTTCTTAAACTCAAACTCAACTCACTGAAAGCTCACGAGCTGACTTGAGTTCACGAGTTGGCTCAAGTAATAGGtgatgggtgaaaattagattcccacacaaaactcaccggcaagtgtaccgggtcgcatcaagtagtaataactcacctagagtgaggtcgatcccacatgaattgatggatcaagcaactttaatgggtgattagtttagtcaagctaacattgatgatttgagtgaaaactgaagcaacagaatgtaaatgacaaggaatttaaagtgcagaaagtaaattgacttgaaagtaaagagcagaatgtaagtTAGCTgaagcttaaatgacaagaaaaataaaattgcatcAGATCTagcttgcagaaaataaaatgacagaatcttaaatgacaagaaaggtaaattgcatgaaatgtaaagagggggctgggtgctgaaaattaaagaaagaaatagaTCAATCAATCAGAACAATTGCcgaaaatgtaaatgtgcaggaaagtaaatcaagctcaatgtgaatgtgaaattgcagaagaagagaaTTGCTCAGATTTGCAGGAAGAGTAAATTCAGATTTACCAAAAAGAGAATTGAGGTGCAGGAAAATTTAAATTGCTTAGAATTGTAAATCAAGCTCACAGTAAACTCATGTAAATTTCAGaaaacaaaattttagaaaagaagatttagaaacatgaaatttcataaaccaatttgacaattgcagaaaaattaaagtattttaaaaaaagttctctattctatcctactcctattgctctctagtAGAGCCAACCTcctcacaaaaataaaaatgatgccttatatagactttataaagtgaaaataaaaataaaattgaaaagattctTGGGACAACCACCCGTTCTTACTCGACCTCGGGAAGGAGAAGTACTTATATTATACCTAGCAGTAGGAAGCTGGGCAGTAGCCTTAGCACTAGTCCGAGAGGATGAAAGTGGACAGCAACCTATATACTTCGTCAGCAAAGCGCTACACAAGGGTCcaaactgaactatcaaaagatagaaaagttcgcctacgttCTCATATTAACctctcgacgacttcgtccatacttctaggctcacaccatcaaggttcggaccaaccagcccataaaagatattctgcagaaaacagatttagcgatgagaatcctacagtgggcagtcgagttgtccgaattcgacctccaatatgaagttCAGACAGcgatcaaatcacagtatctgaccgacttcattgcagagtacactgacaccacGGAAATCCCTACAAAgtggaatctttacgtggacaGCTCTTCCAATAAAATAGGGAGCGGAGctggcgtgataatagaaagtaatcagggaacccaaattgaattctcactaaagtttGAGTTCCCTACTTCCAATAACCAGGTTGAGTTTGAGGCACTATTGgctagtttgaagctggctaaagaagtcggAGCCCAAAAACTTGTCATATTTAGCGACTCACAGGttgtcacctcacaaatagcagggacctACCAAGCCAAACATCCGGCTATAAAAaaatacctggacaaaaccagggaacaactcggGTAATTCCAGGAATATAAGAtccaacatatacctcgggaacataacgctcgagctgacgcactctcaaaattagccagtaccaaaccagggggcaataataggagCCTCATTCAGGAAGTACTGCAAAAtccgtcaatctcagaagaagaaaaaatcttaGCCATATTAGGccaagatcaaggatggatgactcccatattTAACTACCTCAAATCAGAGATACTCCCTACATATAagcaggaggcaaagaggttaaaacgggaggcacagtattacaccatcataaataacattctatacaaaagaggaatttcgACACCTCTACAAAAATTTGTACCGACCTCTAACACAAAAGAGGTATTGGAAGAGATACACAGCGGCGCCtgtggaaaccatctcggagcacgagccctTGCTAAAAAAGTACTTCTAGCCGGATTCTTTTGGCCAATTTTGAATCAAGAAGCCACCGAGTACGTTAAGAAATGCCCACCATGTTAGAAACATGCTAACTTTCAtgtcgccccaccagaggagctcatcagcgtgacatcaccttggccatttgcaaagtggggactcgaccttctcgggccCTTCCCCCAAGGGTCAGGACAGgttaagttcctcattgtaggggtagattATTTCATAAAATGGATAGAGGCAGAGCCTTTAGCCAATGCCACGGCCCAAAGAaatcgaaaattcctatataggaacattatcacaaggtttggggttccttactccatcatcacaaacaatggcactcaattcacagacgcaagctttagaaaattggtagccgacttgaaaataaagcaccaattcacatccgtggaACATCcgcaggctaatggacaagcagaagctgccaataaagtcatactagccgGGCTAAAATGGAGGCttcaggacgcaaagggagcctaggCCGAAGAGCTcgcacaagtcctatgggcatatcgaacaactccacactccaccacaaaggaatcacccttccgattggcttatggaatggaggctaTGATATCGGTAGAAGTTGAAGAAGGATCCCCCAAAATGATCCTCTACAGCGAAAAAGCTAACTCCTGActccaaagggaagaactcgacatACTCTTAGAAGtctgagaaagagctcagatcagaGAAGAATCATTAAAATGCCGCATGGCCTTaaaatacaatcaaaaggtagtacagcgAAGCTTCGCCAataatgacctcatcctaatccgaaatgatatcggaacaagtcgacctATAGAGGGAAAGCTggtagctaattggaaaggaccctaccgaatcacaaaggtactaagaaaaGGTTACTACAAATTGTTTGAACTCGAGGGCCGAGAGCTAccgagatcatggcacgcctgcaacctaagaaggtattatagttaaaaggtaataaaagatcttaggacaaaggtgcactctttttcctaaaaaaggtttttaatgaggcaccaaaccaagatctacaaaattacctagggtaagcacccacatgtatatattttgcatattttctattttgaataaagttttccaGATTTCCTACAAAATCtctttatcaagacgcattattttgaaaacacaaaattcatcgctcgattataaagctacaaatCTGCAAAAGTGAAAACCATATTCACTGCCCGATGTGATTGACAAAGAATGAAAATCAAGTTCATCAAAGATCGACCAAGCAAGGATCAAACTCTACAAAATCAGCAAAAGATGAAAAGCGATAAAAACAGAAtgatgcaagaagttataaaaagcaatccatgaatagaggcctgacgaggtctgaaacAAAAATGAATTGCTAAGAAATAACTTGGAATGGACCGACGCAAAAGAAGTCAGACCAGATCAAAGCGACAAAAAGTTAcaaaaaagtaatccctaaaaagaagcctggccagccctaaaaagcagattactagaaataacttgcaaagggaccgacatgaagaagtcggactaaagctacaaaaagttataaaatgtaTTCCgtaaaaagagacctgacaaggtccaaataaaatggattactagaaataacttccaaagggactgatgagcggataatttatacgctttttggcattgtttttagtatatttttagtatgtttttagtatattttagttagtttttattatatttttattattttttagttaaaattcatttttctgggctttactatgagtttgtgtgtttttctgtgatttcaggtattttctggctgaaattgagggacctgagcaaaaatctgatttagagactgaaaaggactgcagatgctgttggattctgacctccctgcactcgaaatggattttctggagctacagaagtccaattggcgcgctctcaacggcgttggaaagtagacattttgggctttccagtaatgtataatagtccatactttacccgagatttgatggcccaaactggcgttgcaaatcagcttcagaattcccggcgtttaacgccggaactggcacaaaaattggagttaaacgcccaaactggcataaaagctggcgtttaactccagaaaaagtctctacacatgaaagcttcaatgctcagcccaagcacacaccaagtggaccccagaagtggatttttacgtcatttactcatttctgtataccctaggttactagttcactattaataggaccttttgatattgtatctgaacctcatgacactttacacgtttcatattgtaccttctacggcatgagtctctaaaccccatggttgggggtgaggagctctgctgtgtcttgatggattaatgcaattactactgtttttcattcaaacacgcttgcttctattctaagatatcacttgttcctaaacctgatgaatgtgatgatccgtgacactcatcatcattctcacctatgaacgtgtgcctgacaaccacctccgttctaccttagattgagtagatatctcttggattccttaatcagaatcttcgtggtataagctagaattgatggcggcattcaagagaatccggaaggtctaaaccttgtctgtggtattctgagtaggattcaaggattgaatgactgtgatgagcttcaaactcctgagggctgggcgttagtgacagacgcaaaagaatcactggattctattccaacccgattgagaaccgacaaatgattagccgtgctgtgacagagcgcgttgaacattttcactgagaggatgggaggtagccattgacaacggtgaaaccctacatacagcttgccatggaaggagtcttgcgtgcttgaagaaaaagacagtaggaaagcagagattcagaagatagagcatctccaaaacctcaacctgttctccattactgcaaaacaagtacttatttcatgttcttttacttttcacaatcaaccctgataattattgatatcctgactaagagttgcaagataaccatagcttgcttcaagccgacaatctccgtgggatcgacccttactcacgtaaggtattacttggacgacccaatgcacttgctggttagttgtgcgggattgcaaaagtgtgattgcaatttcgtgcaccagggaccgacatgaagaagtcggactaaagctacaaaaagttataaaaagtaatcagtaaaaagagacctgacaaggtccaaataaaacgaattactagaaataacttccaaGGGGACTGATATGACGAAGTCGGCCGAGAAAGCTACAAAGTTAtacaaagtaatccataaaaagagaccggacaaggtccaaataaaatggattactcaaAGTAACTTGGGGCAGACCGACATGAAGGAATCAGCCCGAGGCAACCAAAAGCgacagagttataaaaagtaaatccaagggattactagaaataactcaagaAAAGATCAACTAAGAGAATTAACCGATAGAGGGCGCGCGTCAAAAGGGAGACAACTCGACCCAAAAGACCACGACCTCGCCAAAATCAATTTACAAAGTGTTTCATCAAAGAATACTCAAAAGAAAAGAACTAGCCTTAAAAAGGATACTTTAAACATGTGACAAAGCACAAAGGGAATCAAAGGAAGTCGGAAAATAAACACTGAAGATTCCCGAAAAGTGCTAAGGAAAGCTGTAGGAAAGCATATTACAAAGAAACAAGGCAGTTACCATAAAACAAGACTCAAGAGGCCACTTGAAGCCGACCCCAAGAGCAAGAGatactatttttgtttttcaaaacaaaagtTGCTAAAACAGCAACTGGAGTATCCAAAGTCAAAGATCACAAACTTACAAAATAacgagtttaaaagcccacaaagACCGGGCTATACACAAATGCATAAGAGAAATTATAAAGGATCCAAAGACTTCCCAGTAGCAACATCTCGGGGAGAaagagggcgagtctgaagggaAACTGCATCTACCGTCCCGTCATCCCGATTCAAAATCTGGACGTCTGGATCAGAGTCCGGTTGACTGGCTTCAACTGCCGGAGTTGAGGAAGGCGGGATAATAGAGGCTTTGGCAGAAGAAACTGAAGGAGGGacgacatcatcatcattatcgggGTCATCAGGAATAATTTTACCATCTTTTACAATGTTGTCCGAACTAAAAAGGGTAAGGTCGAGCTCAGgcgcaagaactcggacctgatccttcaagttctcataagcagcattcacactacccacaagatgaccctggagttTGGCATAGTCAGCTCGAGCAGATTCCAAACTCTTCTGGAACTCTACCATCTCTCTATAGGTCCGGACATAGCTATCTTTATGCTTCTGGGCCATCTCCTCAGACAGATTTGCCAGGGCCTTAGCCGCTGTAGCCCGAACcttttcaccctccaactctttctccagTTTTGCCACCTTTTTTTCGAGCTCCTCCGTCAACCCCTTGATCCTATCATACTCCGACTAggcctcctccatgaaagccTTAGTGGCATGAGCAGGAACTTTCTGAGCAGTCCAGAACAAGGCCGCTCCCATATGCGCCATTCTCACACTATTTCGGGTAATAAATTCCAGATGGTGAAGGATGGATACATCATCCGTAGGCATACCGTAAGGAGCAATTTGTTGGTCAACAAACCCCACGACATCGAAATCAGGGGCATCAAAATTAAAAGGCTTAGCAGTTCTCGGCTTTTTAGGAGAAGGGTCGGCAACAGACGGGGAGGCAGCACTGGAGGTCAGCAGAGGAGGAACAGATGAGGCTAGCCAGACGTTAGGAGTCGGGATGATCTTTTTGGGACCAGAAGCGTCCGAGGTCGACCTCTTCAAAGAAGCCCTAGACGACCCCTCCTGGGGAACCTTGGCCGGGAGGTTTAGGGCCGCAGTCGCCTTCTtcgcctttttaaaggccttcatagcATCATTATTTTTAACCATATTTGAAAATATGCAACAAAGAAACCAAGTTAtaaatcaaaaaagaaaatagataaactcAACAAAATAGAGCAACACAACAGATACAAAAGAAGTTGACCACTACCCAACTCAGCTTGGAGAAGTGAAGGATCTCCTAGAAATTTCTTGGTATCGAGATGGGGAGACTGCCCCCAGTTCTCTTCCAACACAGTTACAAGGGCTTGTTCGACCTCATCCAACATCTCTCAGGAATATCTAGATACCACTACATTTTGTTGCCActccaagggaaaagcaggttcatcattctcatccagaaaaaagggacgagctccttcaacagcttggaccttgaaaaaatagttcttaaaatcatggaaggattcatcatacatggaaaagaCCTTTTTTTCCTGGGAAGCTCGGAAGGAAACCCAGGCGGCCTTCTTCTTAACCACACCAGGCTTTGTCAGAACAAAGAGGTAAAAGAAGAGGGATTGGGAAGGTTGGACACCCAATTCATGACAcagcaattggaaaatttttatgaaaccccaggaattgagATGGAGTTGGGACAGAGCcacgttacaagaccacaacaggttggtctcaaaaggagtaaaagGAAGCGTAATATTCAtctgactaaaaaagaagtcataTGCTCAGAAATAAAGGGCGATCTCCAGCAGCCCGAGTAGAAAAACAAACTCTCACTTCAGAAGTAGGGGATacaagctcatagttcttctcatcactaccattactacaaatcctatggaaTTTTCTAAGTTGCTCACAAAATTCAAAGTCAACCAGCGAAATACATAAaagaaccatagaatccaccTAGTCGGACATGCCAGCAGGAACTT
This region of Arachis hypogaea cultivar Tifrunner chromosome 8, arahy.Tifrunner.gnm2.J5K5, whole genome shotgun sequence genomic DNA includes:
- the LOC112705780 gene encoding uncharacterized protein, producing MRPPKKSIHAVTTWVRRQPPKVKAFLAVVSGMAALVFLRFIVHDHDNLFVAAEAVHSLGISVLIYKLMKEKTCAGLSLKSQELTAMFLAVRLYCSFVMEYDIHTILDLATLGTTLWVIYMIRFNLRSSYMEEKDNFAIYYVVIPCAVLALFIHPSTSHHLLNRIFWAFCVYLEAVSVLPQLRVMQNTKIVEPFTAHYVFALGVARFLSCAHWVLQVLDSRGHLLVALGYGLWPSMVLISEIVQTFILADFCYYYVKSVFGGQLVLRLPSGVV